The Candidatus Thorarchaeota archaeon genome segment TTGGGAACATCCAGACGGGACCATAGTCACATTGACAGCGACCACAGATTCTGATGGAGTAGCTTCGTTCAGTCAAAGTGATGTGTCATCTGGAACACACACTGTAACTGTCGTAGATGTGGTAAAAGCTGATTGCACGTATGATTCTACGCTCAACGTAGAAACTACCGATTCATACACTGTCTAAGGTAACACAGACTAATGGGACGTCTAGTTCTATCTGGCGTCCCTCCTTCTTTTTCTTCTGTCTTTCTTGTTTCGCTTTGAGTTCCCTCAATCCACAAGAGATTCATTGTCCATCATTTCTGATTATGGGTCAGATGTTAAAAAAACCAACACAGAGTTTATATTCAATGCTCCCATTAATTTACTGGTTTCCATGAACAGACGTAGAAATCTTGTATGTGCGATCTTCGCTTTATTGATGGTAGTGGGTACTCTGGGTGGTATTACGGCGGTCGATGCATCTTCAACTACTGTAAGTAGCACCAACGATGAGGTATCTGTCAGCCTTACAATAATCGACGCAAACTATACAGATGCAGATGATGATGGCTATGCTGACGATGTTATAGCGTATTTCGACATAGCATTGGAAGGTGCTAGACGGTACAATCTTGACATTTATCCCTCTTTGACTCTCCCTTCAGGAACTGAGTATACGTATGCTTATGTTATCAATACTCGGCTGGAGCTTCTGCACTGTACTATGTATTTCATTGATCATGCAACTGAATCCGGCGATTACATATTCTCAGTTGAGATTGTTTCATACACAGGCGGTGTAGCTTGTGGTTCTGCAGAATATGTCTTTGATCCTCCAGGTGGATCAGGTGACGCAGACCCATGCGGAATCCTCGTAGTCAGTGAATAACGGACAGTCAAGTATGAGCTTCATAGCAACTAACAAGACAGAGCATGAAATGCACGAAACACCTGCATACTGTTGGTCAAACATCTAGGTTGTGATAGAACATGGGTCTCTCAGAGCTGGATTACAAACTACTGCAGTTAGTAGAGCTATCTCCAACCATGTCCATACAGGAGCTGGCGCAGAGAGCTGGTACAAGCTGGATAACAGCCAAGAAACATATACAACATCTAAGAGACATCGGCGTGTTATCAGACCCAATAGCTGTCTTCAATCCTACAAGCCTGGGCTTGAAACGATACGTCATCTTCTTCTCCACCAGCAATAGAGGCCAAATGGAACAACTGGAAAAGGCGTGCGATGTCCATCCGTATACTCACTATCGGGCACGAATCTATGGTCCTTACCCGGGGCTGTTCGCCCAGTTTGATATCCCCACTGCTGCTGTCGACAATCTAGCAGATTTCCTTTCAGAACTGGAAAAAAAGGGACTCTGTGAGAGATTCGTTATCGAGCCAAGCTCAGATTACAGAACCTCAACTGCGACGAATCTTGACCTTTTTCAGACTGACACGATGTCATGGGATTACGATTGGAACTCATGGTCTAACGAAATAACCCAAACATCAAGCGAGCTTCCGGAGAACAACTCGAATCAGTCAGTAGAACCCAGTGAACTGAATTTCACAGATCTGAAGATTCTTCGAGAACTCACCTCAAATGCTAACATTAGCCAGAAAAAATTACAGGAGAAGTATTCCCTATCTCAGAGTACAGCCAGCAGAAAAGTCATAGACATCAAGGAACGCTATATCGAGTCCATAAGAGCACAAATTGATAGGTCACGATTCAACATTGTCTCGACAAAGCTATTCTATTGTGATAATGCCGAAGATTCAGATAGAAATAGACTCTTCAACGCCTTCTCGTTGAAAAGCGCTCCTCCATTTCCTCTGTCAATCGATTTGCTGGCACAGGGCGGAGTATTGCTGTGGGGACGAATGCCTCCCTCCCACGAGCATGACCTTTTCTACAGTCTTTGGCCGTTTCTTCCCCACTTACAAGTATTCACAATGGACACAGTGGGAAACCATTCATGTTTGTACTGGTTCTATCATAAGAACTACAATCCTAAAGCAAAGAAATGGAAAACTAACCGAGAATGGGTTGTTGATTCCCCTCTTGATGAAATTGAGAGCGGTTCCGAGTAGAGTCTCTTCTTCAACTAGCCAGCCCACGGTGAAGGTAGGCTCATTCTCTTGCAGCAAGAACTTCAATCTGATATCTTTCATTGAAAATTTGATTCATGAAAAGACGTCCTACGAACACCCCACAGATAACCAAGCACAAGAATATCATAATGAAGATAATCACTTGGTAGAAGGCCGCTGCAACAGGATTCATTCCTCCTGCGATCATTCCACTCATCAGGCCAGGGATGCTTGCCAGTCCCAAGGCTGCATAACGATTGAGATTCGGCAGAAAACTGGCTCTGATAGCCTCTGTAACGGTAGCATCAATTGCCTGCTTGGGCGAGGCACCCAGCGAGAGTGCTGTTTCAAGCAAATTTCGCTCTTTTTGAGCATTCGACCACATGCGTTCTATAACTAGGCTTGTTGTGCCCATGGCATTTCCCCCCAGCATTCCACCCATTGGTATCACAAACTCTCCAATCGGTTGGATAACACCAATAGCAATCGAGATCAGCATTACGAGCAGAGTGGGTATGGTGATGCTCGGAACTGCTACTTTGAAGACGCCGGGTACATCATCAAGATTGGTGCTTGCAGTATGTCCTGCAGCTATACACATGAGTGTTAGCACACCAAGAATCAACCACAGGTTCTGTAAGGCAAAAAGCTCAAGCAGAATGAATCCCATCAAGATGATTTGAATCGTACCTCGTACTGTTCCAATCAGAAGCTTATCGTGAATCCCAAGCCCTTGCCATTTGCTTATGATAACA includes the following:
- the fetB gene encoding iron export ABC transporter permease subunit FetB, with translation MQFDFNLILDFLNSIPPEIVDAGRRYLIALVLLAALVIISKWQGLGIHDKLLIGTVRGTIQIILMGFILLELFALQNLWLILGVLTLMCIAAGHTASTNLDDVPGVFKVAVPSITIPTLLVMLISIAIGVIQPIGEFVIPMGGMLGGNAMGTTSLVIERMWSNAQKERNLLETALSLGASPKQAIDATVTEAIRASFLPNLNRYAALGLASIPGLMSGMIAGGMNPVAAAFYQVIIFIMIFLCLVICGVFVGRLFMNQIFNERYQIEVLAARE
- a CDS encoding Lrp/AsnC family transcriptional regulator; amino-acid sequence: MGLSELDYKLLQLVELSPTMSIQELAQRAGTSWITAKKHIQHLRDIGVLSDPIAVFNPTSLGLKRYVIFFSTSNRGQMEQLEKACDVHPYTHYRARIYGPYPGLFAQFDIPTAAVDNLADFLSELEKKGLCERFVIEPSSDYRTSTATNLDLFQTDTMSWDYDWNSWSNEITQTSSELPENNSNQSVEPSELNFTDLKILRELTSNANISQKKLQEKYSLSQSTASRKVIDIKERYIESIRAQIDRSRFNIVSTKLFYCDNAEDSDRNRLFNAFSLKSAPPFPLSIDLLAQGGVLLWGRMPPSHEHDLFYSLWPFLPHLQVFTMDTVGNHSCLYWFYHKNYNPKAKKWKTNREWVVDSPLDEIESGSE